A region from the Candidatus Electrothrix scaldis genome encodes:
- the rsmB gene encoding 16S rRNA (cytosine(967)-C(5))-methyltransferase RsmB — protein sequence MNKKGMTSRGLALETLVQWTGSGKPVQGFINRIIHDSGLKNEERQLAVMLVMGVLREQEYLDLLISRFSKTKLTKMKPLTLAALRIGVVQICRLERIPDSAAVNETVKALKKMRQPGWLCSFVNGTLRTIARNKESLPRPEEVGPEGTPVLNHPAWMTARWQEQFGLEQMREICRINNLEPDLCLQINPARTDWDSLLARFTEQGMSNVKAGSFCPDSLILSEQRGAVTDLPGFAEGLFQVQDQAARLACELLRPFKEQGRYLDGCAGLGGKTCILAALLPQDASLVAVEPDQRRSRLLQENLQRQGLTDRIKQVQTVQQDLQTFAADDNRLFDGIFIDAPCSGTGVIRKHPDIRWNRQPEVLISSQKTQLELLHTAAALLKPGGVLVYATCSLEPEENQQVVEQFLATNDAFMLTDCRDFLPASAASLVDAQGCFAPLPTEEIEGFFAARLVRGSIKLKETREP from the coding sequence ATGAACAAGAAAGGAATGACATCCCGTGGCCTGGCCCTGGAGACCCTGGTGCAATGGACGGGTAGCGGCAAGCCGGTGCAGGGCTTTATCAACAGGATTATCCATGACTCAGGTCTGAAGAATGAGGAGCGGCAACTGGCCGTGATGCTGGTCATGGGCGTGTTGCGGGAGCAGGAGTATCTTGATCTGCTGATTAGCCGTTTTTCCAAGACCAAGCTGACCAAGATGAAGCCTCTGACCCTGGCTGCCCTGCGGATCGGGGTGGTGCAGATCTGCCGCCTGGAGCGTATCCCGGATTCAGCTGCGGTCAATGAGACGGTCAAGGCCCTGAAAAAGATGCGGCAGCCTGGCTGGCTCTGTAGTTTTGTCAACGGCACCCTGCGCACTATCGCCAGAAATAAGGAGAGCCTGCCCAGACCGGAAGAGGTAGGCCCGGAAGGGACGCCGGTGCTCAATCATCCGGCATGGATGACTGCTCGTTGGCAGGAACAGTTCGGTCTGGAGCAAATGCGGGAAATTTGTCGGATCAATAACCTGGAACCCGACTTGTGCCTTCAGATCAATCCTGCGCGTACAGATTGGGATTCACTACTTGCCCGGTTTACCGAACAAGGGATGAGCAACGTCAAGGCGGGCAGTTTTTGCCCGGATAGCCTCATCCTCTCAGAGCAACGAGGGGCAGTGACCGACTTACCCGGTTTTGCCGAGGGGCTGTTTCAGGTCCAGGATCAGGCAGCGCGTCTGGCCTGTGAGCTTCTGAGACCCTTCAAGGAACAGGGGAGGTACCTGGACGGCTGTGCAGGCTTAGGCGGCAAGACCTGCATCCTTGCCGCGCTCCTTCCTCAAGATGCCTCGCTGGTTGCTGTTGAGCCGGATCAACGGCGCTCCCGTCTCTTACAGGAGAATCTTCAGCGGCAGGGTCTTACTGACCGGATCAAGCAGGTGCAGACCGTGCAACAGGATTTACAGACCTTTGCTGCTGACGATAATCGCCTCTTTGACGGCATCTTTATTGATGCCCCCTGTTCCGGCACCGGGGTCATCCGCAAGCATCCTGATATCCGCTGGAATCGGCAACCGGAAGTTCTTATCAGCTCCCAGAAAACCCAGCTTGAGTTATTGCACACAGCGGCGGCCCTGCTCAAGCCCGGTGGGGTGCTCGTCTATGCGACCTGTTCTTTGGAGCCGGAGGAAAATCAGCAGGTGGTGGAGCAGTTTCTTGCTACCAACGATGCTTTTATGCTGACTGATTGTCGGGATTTTCTGCCTGCCTCAGCTGCTTCCCTGGTGGATGCGCAGGGCTGCTTTGCGCCATTGCCCACAGAGGAGATTGAGGGATTTTTTGCGGCTCGGTTGGTGCGTGGTTCGATAAAATTGAAAGAGACGAGAGAGCCATGA
- the rmuC gene encoding DNA recombination protein RmuC — MAADNFLSLIGQLHFPSLIIGIGLTALTMLSLLLVIWNRLQRQNLLLSLQLEQTGEEARRFALEAEELRKDRETLRQQKEEAERDNIGLEAFLHETRAIAGERQQFLAQSKQQLEEDFYNLSRKVMAEQGRVLQEQHAGGLEHLLSPVRNQLDAFRQKVEDVYERESRDRLSLSKEVEHLRLLNERLSQEAVELTRALQGTNKLQGQWGEMVLERLLEESGLRPGTEFATQVSLRDEQGRLKQPDVVVYLPEQRAVIIDAKMSLNSYVAAGRADDEQEREQHLSNHINSIQQHVNGLSKKQYQQLPELTTLDFVLLFIPVEGAFQAAVSRKPELLTLALRQRVMIASPSTLLAILRTIHHIWRMDEQNRNSQIIAQEAGKLYDKFVGFTEAFSEVGNRLDQARQSWQLAEKRLSTGKGNLIDRAEALRQLGVQPSKDLAKER, encoded by the coding sequence TTGGCTGCGGATAATTTTTTGAGCCTGATCGGTCAACTCCATTTTCCTTCCCTGATCATCGGTATCGGCCTGACAGCCTTGACTATGTTGTCTCTGCTGTTGGTGATCTGGAACCGACTCCAGCGCCAGAACCTTCTCCTCTCCCTGCAACTGGAGCAGACCGGGGAAGAAGCCCGTCGTTTTGCCCTGGAGGCAGAAGAGCTACGCAAAGATCGGGAGACCCTGCGGCAGCAGAAGGAAGAGGCGGAGCGGGATAATATAGGTCTGGAGGCCTTTCTCCATGAGACCCGAGCCATTGCCGGTGAGCGCCAGCAGTTCCTTGCCCAAAGCAAGCAGCAGTTGGAAGAGGATTTTTACAACCTTTCCCGCAAGGTCATGGCTGAACAGGGGAGGGTGCTGCAGGAGCAACATGCCGGGGGGCTGGAACATCTTCTCTCGCCGGTGCGCAATCAGCTGGACGCCTTTCGCCAGAAGGTGGAGGATGTCTATGAGCGGGAATCTCGTGATCGTCTCTCTCTGAGCAAGGAGGTGGAGCATCTCAGGCTCTTGAACGAGCGGCTCAGTCAGGAAGCGGTGGAGCTGACCCGTGCCTTACAGGGTACCAATAAACTGCAGGGGCAATGGGGAGAAATGGTCCTGGAGCGGCTCCTGGAGGAATCCGGTCTCCGACCGGGTACGGAGTTTGCCACCCAGGTCTCGCTGCGCGATGAGCAGGGCCGTCTCAAGCAACCGGACGTGGTTGTCTATCTTCCTGAGCAACGGGCCGTGATCATTGATGCCAAGATGTCTTTGAACAGCTATGTGGCAGCGGGCCGGGCCGATGATGAACAGGAGCGGGAGCAGCACCTGAGCAATCATATCAACTCGATTCAACAGCATGTCAACGGCCTGAGCAAAAAGCAGTATCAGCAACTCCCGGAACTCACCACCCTGGATTTTGTCCTCCTCTTTATCCCGGTGGAAGGGGCCTTTCAGGCGGCGGTGAGCAGAAAACCGGAATTGCTCACCCTGGCCCTCCGGCAACGGGTGATGATAGCCTCGCCCTCAACCCTGCTGGCCATCCTCCGTACCATCCATCATATCTGGCGGATGGATGAGCAAAACCGCAACAGCCAGATCATTGCCCAGGAGGCGGGTAAGCTTTATGATAAATTTGTCGGCTTTACCGAGGCATTCAGCGAGGTAGGTAACCGGCTGGATCAGGCCCGCCAGAGTTGGCAATTAGCGGAAAAACGCTTGAGCACGGGCAAAGGAAATCTCATAGACCGGGCTGAGGCCCTGCGACAGCTCGGAGTGCAACCGAGCAAGGATTTGGCAAAAGAACGATGA
- a CDS encoding shikimate kinase translates to MCNVQGRTTDIDGSGDGQAMKNRVGAQQAPPERIVLTGFRATGKTAVGQALARLTGFRFLDTDQELCQRMGCSIAEAVSEHGWPYFREQERTLLNELSSWQETIIATGGGAILHQDAWEELRRDAFVVWLRTDLATTLARLDLDQRTAAQRPALNKQEGAQNPAQEISAILEEREPLYRVGSDLVLDTEGKTPEELAREIYGRL, encoded by the coding sequence GTGTGTAACGTGCAAGGCAGGACAACAGATATTGATGGTTCAGGCGATGGGCAGGCGATGAAAAACAGGGTGGGAGCGCAGCAGGCGCCGCCCGAGCGCATCGTTCTGACGGGATTTCGGGCCACAGGCAAGACCGCTGTGGGTCAGGCCCTGGCCCGCTTAACCGGTTTTCGCTTTCTTGATACGGATCAAGAGCTCTGCCAGCGCATGGGCTGCTCCATTGCCGAAGCGGTCAGTGAACACGGTTGGCCATATTTTCGGGAACAGGAGCGCACCCTGCTCAACGAACTGTCTTCCTGGCAGGAAACCATCATCGCCACCGGTGGCGGGGCTATTCTGCACCAAGATGCGTGGGAAGAGCTGCGCCGAGACGCCTTTGTGGTCTGGCTGCGCACGGATCTCGCTACGACCCTGGCTCGGCTGGATTTGGATCAGAGGACGGCTGCGCAACGCCCTGCCCTCAACAAGCAGGAGGGAGCGCAAAACCCGGCGCAGGAGATCTCTGCCATCCTGGAGGAACGGGAGCCGCTCTATCGGGTTGGCTCCGATCTGGTCTTGGATACGGAGGGGAAAACGCCGGAGGAGTTGGCTCGGGAGATTTACGGGCGGCTTTGA
- a CDS encoding AAA family ATPase, which translates to MITEIYIDNFRSLTNFRIKPGGFQLWLGENGSGKTSVLDALRSVQRLMRGEHVNDIFNRNSLTTWNTRREQSIAFSLKVNNEVYKYSLTIEYADHEEKQRIKREQLIWNGSPFFLFEGQEAHLYRINWKTEKPEEGAVFPANWERSVIPTVAQHDDNKPLIMFREELEKILLIHPVPLLVQDAAVAESRNLSKHTENFSQWYRHLLQEEPAVSYKAKELLEDVLPGFEQLSLREAGESRKLTATFRIEDKDYEFSFSNISDGQRQLIVLYTILEALRAGIFSTVLIDEPDNFISIREIQPWLENLNDICDEHDKQAIITSHHPEIINKMARGTELWFSRQEGAHVVVDQFPQVADLPPAEVMARGWENE; encoded by the coding sequence ATGATAACAGAAATCTATATTGATAACTTTCGTTCTTTGACAAATTTTCGAATCAAACCAGGGGGATTTCAACTCTGGCTCGGAGAGAATGGGTCGGGCAAAACTTCTGTGCTGGATGCATTACGTAGCGTTCAACGATTGATGCGAGGCGAGCATGTGAACGATATCTTCAACAGAAACAGCCTGACAACCTGGAATACAAGGCGTGAGCAGAGCATAGCATTTTCTCTGAAAGTAAACAATGAGGTATATAAGTACAGCTTGACGATTGAATATGCCGATCATGAAGAGAAGCAGCGTATTAAACGAGAACAACTCATCTGGAACGGTTCTCCCTTTTTCTTGTTCGAGGGGCAGGAGGCACATCTCTATCGTATCAACTGGAAGACAGAAAAACCGGAAGAGGGTGCTGTTTTTCCGGCGAATTGGGAACGATCAGTCATCCCTACAGTTGCTCAACATGATGATAATAAACCATTAATCATGTTTAGAGAGGAATTGGAGAAGATTCTGCTGATTCATCCTGTTCCCTTACTTGTACAGGACGCAGCTGTTGCTGAGTCGCGTAACCTTTCTAAACATACTGAAAATTTTTCCCAGTGGTATCGTCATCTCCTGCAGGAAGAACCCGCTGTCAGTTATAAGGCAAAAGAACTTTTAGAGGACGTTCTCCCTGGGTTTGAACAGTTGAGCCTTAGAGAGGCGGGTGAATCACGAAAATTAACAGCAACATTCCGCATTGAAGATAAGGACTATGAGTTCTCCTTCTCAAATATTTCTGACGGGCAGCGGCAGTTGATTGTTCTCTACACGATTTTGGAGGCTCTGCGGGCCGGAATTTTTTCGACCGTGCTGATTGATGAGCCGGACAACTTTATTTCTATACGAGAAATTCAGCCTTGGCTTGAAAATCTTAACGATATCTGTGATGAACACGATAAACAGGCTATCATCACCTCTCATCATCCTGAAATTATCAACAAGATGGCACGGGGAACAGAGCTTTGGTTCTCTCGTCAGGAAGGGGCGCATGTTGTTGTTGATCAGTTTCCTCAAGTAGCCGATCTGCCTCCGGCTGAGGTAATGGCTCGGGGATGGGAAAATGAGTAA
- a CDS encoding DUF3047 domain-containing protein has product MKIYPLLALILCCLYSNANANLTSFGADGIKTWKKQIFSGETSYELVSLEGKPVLKALSNGSASGLVLKKRIDLLKTPYMSWSWRVAKNLPGLDERNKDGDDYAARIYIVIEKGFMGLKTKALNYVWSGSQAQGKVWNNAYAGSSVKMVSVRGKDSSTEKWYYEKRNVYKDMIKYFGDKGNKADNIEAYRYIDAIAVMTDTDNSGLVAESYYGDISFSSE; this is encoded by the coding sequence ATGAAAATATATCCATTATTGGCTCTCATTTTGTGCTGTTTGTACTCCAATGCAAATGCTAACTTGACTTCATTTGGCGCAGATGGGATTAAGACGTGGAAGAAACAGATATTTTCAGGAGAAACTTCTTATGAGTTGGTGTCGCTCGAAGGCAAGCCAGTATTGAAAGCGTTGAGTAACGGTAGTGCATCAGGTTTGGTTCTTAAAAAACGAATTGATTTACTTAAAACGCCTTATATGAGTTGGAGTTGGCGAGTTGCCAAAAACCTCCCTGGGTTAGATGAGCGCAATAAAGATGGTGATGATTATGCCGCTCGAATTTATATTGTTATTGAAAAGGGCTTCATGGGTTTAAAAACCAAAGCTCTCAATTATGTTTGGTCTGGCTCACAAGCTCAGGGTAAAGTTTGGAATAATGCGTATGCTGGCTCAAGCGTTAAAATGGTATCAGTTCGAGGTAAGGACTCAAGTACAGAGAAATGGTACTACGAAAAACGCAATGTATACAAAGATATGATTAAATATTTTGGAGATAAAGGAAATAAGGCAGACAACATAGAAGCCTATCGTTATATAGATGCTATTGCCGTCATGACCGATACCGATAATAGCGGGTTGGTAGCGGAGTCCTACTACGGTGATATTTCTTTTAGCTCTGAGTAG
- a CDS encoding hemolysin family protein, whose product MSTDALLLILYVLLALLFSFLCSVAESVLLSITPSYIEGQKEKRPQYAALLKQLRLDNVDRSLAAILTLNTIAHTVGAIGSGSKATVVFGSAWFGVFSAVMTLLILFLSEIVPKTLGTVYWAQLAGPTSYLVNTLIVVLYPLVWISEKLTKSISHGKDIHIFSRDEFIAMARIGVKTGQIRDKESRIIRNIFRFESLKVNDIMTPRAVITALPEDMKIIDSMEQVTQTPFSRLPLYVTHIDNITGFLLKEDVLINAAQKQNDKELNALKREILFVPESISLVVLLERFLKERQHIAIVVDEHGGTDGLVTLEDLIETLMGMEIMDETDDVEDMRSLARKQWKDRAKALGIDADIVDKRKSEQAHSADTKGRAADGQ is encoded by the coding sequence ATGAGCACTGATGCTCTGCTGTTAATACTTTACGTCCTGCTGGCACTCCTGTTTTCATTTCTTTGTTCAGTAGCAGAGTCAGTACTCCTCAGCATTACCCCTTCCTATATCGAAGGGCAGAAAGAAAAACGGCCTCAGTATGCAGCACTCTTGAAACAACTGAGACTGGATAATGTGGACCGATCACTTGCGGCCATTTTAACGCTCAACACTATTGCCCATACGGTTGGTGCCATCGGTTCTGGTTCCAAGGCGACAGTCGTCTTTGGAAGCGCATGGTTTGGCGTATTTTCAGCTGTCATGACGCTTTTAATCCTTTTTCTTTCCGAAATCGTGCCGAAAACTTTAGGCACCGTCTACTGGGCACAACTTGCAGGTCCAACTTCGTATCTTGTCAACACGCTGATTGTGGTCCTTTATCCACTGGTATGGATTTCGGAAAAGCTGACAAAGTCTATTTCACATGGAAAGGATATCCACATTTTCAGTAGAGACGAATTCATCGCTATGGCTCGGATAGGTGTAAAGACGGGCCAAATTCGTGATAAGGAATCAAGGATTATCCGCAATATATTCCGGTTCGAGTCGCTCAAAGTGAATGATATTATGACGCCACGTGCTGTCATCACTGCATTACCCGAGGACATGAAAATTATCGACTCAATGGAACAAGTCACCCAGACCCCTTTTTCACGTCTCCCGCTCTATGTTACGCATATTGACAACATAACGGGTTTTCTTCTGAAAGAGGATGTTCTGATTAACGCGGCCCAGAAACAAAACGACAAAGAACTCAATGCACTGAAGCGTGAAATACTTTTTGTCCCTGAATCGATTTCCCTGGTCGTTTTGTTAGAACGCTTTCTTAAGGAGCGCCAGCACATTGCTATAGTCGTCGATGAGCATGGAGGAACGGATGGCCTGGTAACCCTGGAGGATCTCATCGAGACACTTATGGGCATGGAAATTATGGATGAAACAGACGATGTTGAAGACATGCGTTCTCTGGCGAGAAAGCAATGGAAGGATCGCGCAAAGGCCCTAGGGATTGATGCTGATATCGTTGATAAAAGAAAGAGCGAACAGGCTCATTCAGCTGACACAAAAGGCCGTGCGGCTGATGGGCAATGA
- a CDS encoding pyridoxamine 5'-phosphate oxidase family protein, which translates to MRRADRAIDLNEAREILNIAPYGVLSLVSSDNTPYGIPLNFALEGDGIYFHSAKEGRKINLLAENQEASFCAVGNAEVLPEQFATNYESAIATGTVEELVAGEKRLGLLILLKKYSPEYINAGLEYTEKFLDKTRVFRMNVASITGKARQ; encoded by the coding sequence ATGAGACGTGCAGACAGAGCAATAGACCTCAACGAGGCAAGAGAGATCCTGAATATCGCTCCGTACGGCGTGCTTTCTCTCGTTTCTTCGGACAACACCCCCTATGGCATCCCCCTGAACTTCGCCCTGGAAGGAGATGGCATCTACTTTCATTCCGCCAAGGAAGGACGAAAGATTAATCTCCTCGCAGAGAATCAGGAGGCCTCATTCTGCGCAGTTGGTAACGCAGAGGTTCTGCCGGAGCAATTCGCCACCAATTACGAAAGCGCGATCGCCACCGGAACCGTGGAAGAACTGGTTGCCGGGGAAAAAAGGCTGGGCTTACTCATCTTACTGAAAAAATACTCACCGGAATACATCAACGCGGGGCTGGAATACACGGAGAAGTTCCTCGATAAGACCAGGGTCTTCAGGATGAACGTAGCCTCCATCACCGGCAAGGCCCGTCAATAA
- the rsgA gene encoding ribosome small subunit-dependent GTPase A has translation MKNIPNKLAALGFDPSLLESVPPDTLEHFSIAKIAAVHKDSYTVTDGENTLAAELIGKILFNASSPLDYPAVGDWVLASFYDDDTLAIIHEILPRKSLLKRKTPGKKVDFQLIAANIDVAFIVQSLNENFNLRRLERYLVMVNEAGIQPVVLLSKSDLLDEAEIAIRITEIHNIAPQLVVIPFSSENGVGLDAIREMMLPGQASCLLGSSGVGKTTLLNALLGEEKYTTKTVSSKESKGRHATTHRQLIRLNSGAMIVDTPGMRELGNFSTERGVEETFAEMASLAEQCRFSDCSHVSEKGCAVLAAVEEGVLPADRYENYLKMTRESAFHEMSYHEKRRKDKQFARHCKSVMKQKHRR, from the coding sequence ATGAAGAACATACCCAACAAATTAGCAGCCCTCGGCTTTGATCCGTCCCTGCTGGAAAGCGTCCCTCCGGACACCCTGGAGCATTTCTCCATCGCCAAGATCGCGGCTGTGCATAAGGACAGCTATACCGTTACTGACGGTGAAAACACCCTTGCTGCGGAGCTGATCGGCAAGATCCTCTTCAACGCCTCCTCCCCCTTGGATTACCCTGCCGTGGGGGACTGGGTTCTGGCCAGCTTCTACGATGACGATACCCTGGCCATCATCCACGAGATCCTCCCCCGTAAGTCCCTGCTCAAGAGAAAGACGCCGGGCAAGAAGGTGGACTTTCAGCTCATTGCCGCCAATATTGATGTTGCCTTTATCGTTCAATCCCTGAATGAAAACTTCAATCTCCGCCGCCTGGAACGCTACCTGGTCATGGTGAATGAAGCCGGGATTCAGCCGGTTGTCCTGCTCAGTAAGAGCGATCTGCTGGATGAAGCTGAGATAGCCATCAGGATTACCGAGATTCACAACATCGCGCCCCAGTTGGTGGTTATCCCTTTCAGCAGCGAGAACGGCGTTGGTCTGGATGCAATACGGGAAATGATGCTGCCGGGCCAGGCCTCCTGCCTGCTGGGCTCATCAGGCGTGGGCAAGACCACCTTGCTCAATGCCCTTCTTGGCGAAGAAAAATATACGACCAAGACCGTCAGCAGCAAAGAGAGCAAAGGACGACATGCCACAACCCATCGCCAGTTGATCAGGCTCAATTCCGGGGCAATGATAGTGGATACGCCGGGGATGCGGGAGCTGGGCAACTTTTCCACAGAAAGAGGGGTGGAGGAAACCTTTGCAGAGATGGCCTCCTTAGCCGAGCAATGCCGGTTCAGTGATTGCTCCCATGTCAGTGAGAAGGGCTGCGCCGTGCTGGCCGCTGTGGAAGAGGGAGTCCTACCTGCGGATCGCTATGAAAACTATCTGAAGATGACCAGGGAGTCGGCCTTTCACGAGATGTCGTACCATGAGAAACGGAGAAAGG